The Mesorhizobium sp. B1-1-8 genome contains a region encoding:
- a CDS encoding DMT family transporter produces the protein MLKIMSVTVFVGMQSCIKLAGTVPAGEIVFFRSFFAMFPIIAFLAFKGELGTAFSTRRPLNHIARGVVGVCAMGLGFFALTRLPLPEAITLNYAQPLLVVVFSSLFLGEAIRIYRWSAVAVGMVGVLIISWPELTLLRSGAALGDQEVLGVVAALASAAISANAILLVRNLVQTERTATIVLWFSATASVMALFSLPFGWQAPTTQQAGLLVASGFCGGLAQILMTAAYRHAEASVVAPFEYTSMILGVVVGYFLFGDIATVNTLAGGLIVVAAGIFIIWRERQLGLERTRTRKAAPPQG, from the coding sequence ATGCTCAAGATCATGTCGGTGACGGTGTTTGTCGGCATGCAGTCCTGTATCAAGCTGGCCGGCACCGTTCCGGCCGGAGAGATCGTCTTCTTCCGCTCCTTTTTTGCCATGTTCCCGATCATTGCCTTTCTGGCCTTCAAGGGGGAACTCGGCACCGCATTCTCGACCAGGCGCCCGCTCAACCACATCGCCCGCGGCGTCGTCGGCGTCTGCGCCATGGGCCTCGGCTTCTTCGCGCTGACCAGGCTGCCGCTGCCGGAGGCGATCACGCTGAACTATGCCCAGCCGCTTTTGGTGGTGGTGTTTTCCTCGCTCTTCCTCGGCGAGGCCATCCGCATCTATCGCTGGAGCGCGGTAGCGGTCGGCATGGTCGGCGTGCTGATCATCTCTTGGCCGGAACTGACGCTGCTGCGGTCGGGCGCTGCACTCGGTGACCAGGAGGTGCTTGGCGTCGTCGCGGCGCTCGCTTCCGCGGCGATCTCGGCCAATGCGATCCTTCTGGTGCGCAACCTCGTCCAGACCGAAAGGACGGCGACGATCGTGCTGTGGTTCTCGGCCACTGCGAGTGTCATGGCGCTGTTTTCGCTGCCGTTCGGCTGGCAGGCGCCGACGACCCAGCAGGCCGGGCTGCTGGTTGCATCCGGCTTTTGCGGCGGACTGGCGCAGATTCTGATGACGGCCGCCTATCGCCATGCCGAGGCCTCGGTCGTCGCTCCCTTCGAATATACCTCGATGATCCTCGGCGTCGTCGTCGGCTATTTTCTCTTCGGTGATATCGCAACCGTGAACACGCTGGCCGGCGGCCTGATCGTCGTCGCCGCCGGCATCTTCATCATCTGGCGCGAGCGGCAACTCGGTCTGGAGCGCACGCGCACCAGGAAGGCCGCACCGCCGCAGGGGTGA
- the pepN gene encoding aminopeptidase N → MRTDTGQVFKLEDYRPSDYLIPRTNLHFRLSPDATRVTAVLTIERRDGVAVSTPLVLDGDGLTLLGVSVDGQALSPADYEATPDQLIIAKPPAASRFELRLETEIAPAGNETLMGLYRSSNVYCTQCEAEGFRRITYFLDRPDILSVYTVRIEAQHNEAPLLLSNGNPVERGALADGWHYAVWHDPFPKPSYLFALVAGALGKVAGSFITMSGREVELGIYVEPGKERLAGYAMDALKRSMKWDEDAFGREYDLDVFNIVAVSDFNMGAMENKGLNIFNDKYVLADEETATDADFANIEAIIAHEYFHNWTGNRITCRDWFQLCLKEGLTVYRDHEFSADQRSRAVKRIAEVRTLRAHQFPEDQGPLAHPVRPRRYREINNFYTATVYEKGSEVVRMIRTILGPETFRAGIDLYFERHDGEAATIEDFLKVFEDVSGRDLAQFALWYHQAGTPNLTVSSSHNAAAKEFTLEIEQSVPPTPSESRKRLMHIPLAFGLVGAGGKPVAWATAEGATVEDGIIHLRKRRHLVRFTGVTERPAVSLNRGFSAPVTLAVEQKADDQFFLASHDDDSFSRWQAFNTLLTDALIAAFRQILGGKMPVFAAQLAELAGRIAGDETLEPAYRALALALPGEADIARDIGKGIDPDAIFAAREALARAIAQANRGAFSALHASLADNGPFSPDAASAGRRALRNILLDYLALLPEGAALAAGDFRSATNMTDRAAALTVLAHRHSGSPEAAEALTSFEARYRGDALVLDKWFLIQAGVPGPQTVETVRALMRHPAFSIANPNRVRALVGTFSSANQTGFHRTDGEGYRLFVETVLEVEKRNPQVAARLATALRSWRSLEPIRQAKARQALLTMANAENLSADLRDIVERTLA, encoded by the coding sequence ATGCGCACCGATACCGGCCAGGTCTTCAAGCTCGAAGACTACCGCCCCAGCGACTACCTTATTCCGCGGACCAATCTCCATTTCCGCCTCTCCCCCGATGCGACCCGCGTCACCGCGGTGCTCACCATCGAGCGTCGCGACGGCGTCGCCGTATCGACGCCGCTGGTGCTCGACGGCGACGGACTGACGCTGCTTGGCGTTTCCGTCGACGGGCAGGCGCTTTCGCCGGCGGATTATGAGGCAACGCCGGACCAGTTGATCATCGCGAAACCACCGGCGGCATCGCGCTTCGAGCTTCGCCTTGAAACCGAAATCGCGCCGGCCGGCAACGAAACGCTGATGGGCCTCTATCGCTCCAGCAATGTCTATTGCACGCAGTGCGAGGCCGAGGGCTTTCGCCGCATCACCTATTTCCTCGACCGGCCCGATATCCTGTCGGTCTACACGGTGCGCATCGAGGCCCAGCACAATGAGGCGCCGCTGCTGCTCTCCAACGGCAACCCCGTGGAACGCGGGGCGCTGGCCGACGGCTGGCACTATGCGGTCTGGCACGACCCCTTCCCCAAGCCGTCCTATCTCTTCGCGCTGGTGGCCGGCGCGCTTGGCAAGGTCGCGGGCAGCTTCATCACCATGTCAGGCCGCGAGGTCGAGCTCGGCATCTATGTCGAGCCCGGCAAGGAACGTCTGGCCGGGTATGCCATGGATGCGCTGAAGCGCTCGATGAAATGGGACGAGGATGCCTTCGGCCGCGAATACGATCTCGATGTCTTCAACATCGTCGCCGTGTCCGACTTCAACATGGGCGCGATGGAGAACAAGGGCCTCAACATCTTCAACGACAAATATGTGCTGGCCGACGAGGAGACCGCGACGGACGCCGACTTCGCCAATATCGAGGCGATCATCGCGCACGAGTATTTCCACAATTGGACAGGCAACAGAATCACTTGCCGCGACTGGTTCCAGCTCTGCCTGAAGGAAGGGCTGACCGTTTACCGCGACCATGAATTCTCCGCCGACCAGCGCTCGCGGGCGGTCAAGCGCATCGCCGAAGTGCGCACGCTGCGCGCGCACCAGTTCCCCGAGGACCAAGGTCCGCTGGCGCATCCGGTCAGGCCACGCCGCTACCGCGAGATCAACAACTTCTACACCGCGACCGTCTACGAAAAGGGCTCGGAGGTGGTGCGCATGATCCGCACCATTCTCGGGCCCGAGACCTTCCGCGCCGGCATTGACCTCTATTTCGAGCGGCATGACGGCGAGGCGGCGACCATTGAAGACTTTCTCAAAGTGTTCGAGGACGTCTCCGGCCGCGACCTGGCGCAGTTCGCGCTCTGGTATCATCAGGCCGGCACGCCGAACCTGACGGTGAGTTCCTCGCACAATGCGGCGGCAAAGGAGTTCACGCTCGAGATCGAGCAATCGGTGCCGCCGACGCCGTCGGAGAGCCGCAAGCGGCTGATGCACATTCCGCTGGCCTTCGGCCTGGTCGGCGCCGGCGGCAAGCCTGTCGCGTGGGCAACTGCCGAGGGCGCAACCGTCGAAGACGGCATCATCCATCTCCGCAAGCGGCGGCATCTGGTGCGTTTCACCGGCGTCACCGAGCGGCCGGCGGTGTCGCTCAATCGGGGTTTCTCGGCGCCGGTCACGCTCGCGGTCGAGCAGAAGGCCGACGACCAGTTCTTCCTTGCCAGCCACGACGACGACAGCTTCTCGCGCTGGCAGGCGTTCAACACGCTGCTCACCGATGCGCTGATCGCCGCCTTCCGCCAGATCCTCGGCGGCAAGATGCCGGTCTTCGCGGCACAGCTTGCCGAGCTTGCCGGCAGGATCGCCGGCGACGAGACGCTGGAGCCCGCCTACCGCGCGCTGGCGCTGGCGTTGCCGGGCGAAGCCGACATTGCCCGCGACATCGGCAAGGGCATCGACCCGGACGCCATCTTTGCCGCCCGCGAGGCGCTGGCGCGGGCGATCGCCCAGGCAAACCGTGGGGCCTTCTCGGCGCTCCACGCCAGCCTTGCCGACAACGGCCCGTTCAGCCCCGACGCGGCGAGCGCCGGACGGCGCGCGCTGCGCAATATCCTGCTCGACTATCTCGCGCTGCTGCCGGAAGGGGCTGCGCTGGCCGCCGGAGATTTCCGCTCGGCCACCAATATGACCGACCGGGCCGCGGCACTGACCGTGCTGGCACACCGCCATTCCGGATCGCCGGAAGCGGCAGAGGCACTGACGAGTTTCGAGGCGAGATACCGCGGGGATGCGCTGGTACTCGACAAATGGTTCCTGATCCAGGCCGGCGTGCCCGGCCCGCAAACCGTCGAAACGGTGCGCGCGCTGATGCGGCATCCGGCGTTTTCGATCGCCAATCCCAACCGGGTGCGCGCGCTGGTCGGCACCTTCTCAAGCGCCAACCAGACCGGCTTCCACCGCACCGATGGCGAGGGCTACCGCTTGTTCGTCGAGACGGTGCTGGAGGTCGAGAAGCGCAATCCACAAGTGGCAGCCAGGCTGGCGACGGCGCTGAGATCCTGGCGCTCGCTGGAGCCCATTCGGCAGGCGAAGGCAAGGCAGGCGCTACTCACGATGGCGAATGCCGAAAACCTGTCGGCCGATTTGCGCGATATCGTGGAGCGCACGCTGGCTTGA
- a CDS encoding PAS domain-containing sensor histidine kinase produces the protein MAKTDAWGAPGGKAFARRAARGDGLAGNARLIAEPAYQRLLAAEPLLRRSIPALIIIFLIVIAALRVLSLMNERDEVERDARAVLALAAGQMAQAITADPNAATNTAMDLLVNTSRQGAMGRAHVLAITDDAFKVIAVSPMSTGWQGRTLDSLVLGGQPLFMFGDRAGVMDVSIGGQDWFAAVSLTGNRRHAAAAMVPKEAVFDSWRKMVSLNVTLFVLTAGVLIVILYAYFGQAARAQAADRIYLEAHQRIDMALVRGRCGLWDWDMVRGKMYWSRSMYDMLGYEPCDTMLSFGEVDEIIHPEDGDLFELANRIVEREIDHIDQVFRMRHADGQWVWMRARAQVIDPEAPEIQLIGIAVDVTEQRHLALRSEAADLRLRTAIENINESFVLWDAAERLIMCNSKFQKDNGLSDRDVMPGAARTALEERMLAFASERRLANANGPQGGVTFERQLSDGRWLQVNELKTRDGGIVSVGSDITQIKLHQEKLVDSERRLMATIHDLSLARRAEEERAKELVELNRKYMKETERAEAANRAKSEFLANMSHELRTPLNAIIGFSELMQQGLFGPLGSSRYEEYAGDINGSGKYLLGVINDILDMSKIEAGQFSLDREEIDLCPLIKETVRVISLQAAEKSITVETRIADTMRLFADRRAIKQIAINLLSNAVKFTGQDGHITVRARHASGALVLTIEDNGCGIPKQALGKLGRPFEQVQNQFSKNHAGSGLGLAISRSLAELQGGALKIRSTEGVGTIVSVRIPLKKSPPSVKAAA, from the coding sequence ATGGCCAAGACGGACGCGTGGGGCGCGCCCGGCGGGAAGGCCTTTGCGCGTCGTGCGGCAAGGGGCGACGGGCTTGCCGGCAATGCGCGTCTGATCGCCGAACCGGCCTATCAGCGGCTGCTGGCGGCAGAGCCGCTGCTGCGCCGCTCGATACCGGCGCTGATCATCATCTTCCTCATCGTCATCGCTGCCCTGCGCGTGCTGTCGCTGATGAACGAGCGCGACGAGGTCGAGCGCGACGCCAGAGCGGTGTTGGCGCTTGCCGCCGGCCAGATGGCGCAGGCAATTACCGCCGACCCCAACGCGGCTACCAATACGGCCATGGATCTTCTGGTGAACACCAGCCGTCAGGGCGCCATGGGCCGCGCCCATGTGCTGGCCATCACCGACGACGCTTTCAAGGTCATCGCGGTGTCGCCAATGTCGACGGGCTGGCAGGGCCGCACGCTGGACAGCCTTGTGCTCGGCGGCCAGCCGCTGTTCATGTTCGGCGACCGCGCCGGCGTCATGGACGTCAGCATCGGCGGACAGGACTGGTTCGCGGCCGTAAGCCTCACCGGCAACCGCAGACACGCCGCTGCCGCGATGGTGCCCAAGGAAGCGGTGTTCGACAGCTGGCGCAAAATGGTCTCGCTCAACGTCACCCTGTTCGTTTTGACCGCCGGCGTTTTGATCGTCATCCTTTACGCCTATTTCGGCCAGGCGGCGCGTGCCCAGGCCGCCGACCGTATCTACCTCGAAGCGCATCAGCGCATCGACATGGCGCTGGTGCGCGGCCGCTGCGGCCTGTGGGACTGGGACATGGTGCGCGGCAAGATGTACTGGTCGCGCTCGATGTACGACATGCTGGGTTACGAGCCCTGCGACACGATGCTGTCCTTCGGCGAGGTCGACGAGATCATCCATCCCGAGGATGGCGACCTGTTCGAGCTCGCCAACCGCATCGTCGAGCGCGAGATCGACCATATCGACCAGGTGTTCCGCATGCGTCATGCCGACGGGCAATGGGTGTGGATGCGGGCGCGGGCCCAGGTGATCGACCCGGAAGCGCCGGAGATCCAGCTGATCGGCATCGCCGTCGATGTCACCGAGCAGCGGCATCTGGCGCTGCGCTCGGAAGCCGCCGACCTCAGGCTGAGGACAGCGATCGAGAACATCAACGAATCCTTCGTGCTGTGGGACGCCGCCGAGCGGCTGATCATGTGCAATTCCAAATTCCAGAAGGATAACGGCCTATCGGACCGCGACGTGATGCCGGGCGCCGCCCGCACGGCGCTCGAGGAGCGGATGCTGGCCTTCGCCTCAGAGCGGCGGCTGGCCAATGCCAACGGGCCGCAAGGCGGCGTCACTTTCGAGCGCCAGCTTTCGGACGGCCGCTGGCTGCAGGTCAACGAGTTGAAGACCAGGGACGGCGGCATCGTCTCGGTCGGCTCCGACATCACCCAGATCAAGCTGCACCAGGAAAAGCTGGTCGACAGCGAGCGCCGGCTGATGGCGACCATCCACGACCTCAGCCTCGCCCGCCGCGCCGAGGAGGAACGCGCCAAGGAGCTGGTCGAACTCAACCGCAAATACATGAAAGAGACCGAGCGCGCCGAGGCTGCCAACCGGGCCAAATCCGAATTCCTCGCCAATATGTCGCACGAACTGCGCACGCCGCTCAACGCCATCATCGGCTTTTCCGAGCTGATGCAGCAGGGCCTGTTCGGGCCGCTGGGCTCGTCGCGCTACGAGGAATATGCCGGCGACATCAACGGCAGTGGCAAGTACCTGCTCGGCGTCATCAACGACATCCTCGACATGTCGAAGATCGAAGCCGGCCAGTTCTCGCTGGACCGCGAGGAAATCGACCTCTGCCCGCTGATCAAGGAGACGGTGCGCGTCATCTCGCTGCAGGCGGCGGAAAAGTCGATCACGGTGGAAACGCGCATCGCCGATACGATGCGGCTCTTCGCCGACCGGCGGGCTATCAAACAGATCGCCATCAATCTGTTGTCCAACGCGGTGAAGTTCACCGGCCAGGACGGCCATATCACAGTGCGGGCGCGCCACGCCTCAGGCGCGCTGGTGCTGACCATCGAGGACAATGGCTGCGGCATCCCCAAACAGGCGCTGGGCAAGCTCGGGCGGCCGTTCGAGCAGGTGCAGAACCAGTTCTCCAAGAACCACGCCGGCTCCGGCCTCGGCCTTGCAATTTCGCGCTCGCTGGCCGAACTGCAAGGCGGCGCGCTGAAGATCCGCTCGACCGAAGGCGTCGGCACCATCGTGTCGGTACGCATCCCGCTGAAGAAGTCGCCGCCGTCGGTGAAGGCGGCGGCGTAA